AGTGAGCTAGCTGGTTCCCTCTGACTTTGTGGGACTCGCACAGACGTGGAGCATTTAAAGACACTTTAAgataattgtcttcaaatgtgcTCAAGGGAGTttagaaaaagagatgaaaatgcTAGCAAGCCAAACTTGCACACTCCAACTTGTGTTTCCATGTCTCGAGCGTGTGGTGCCAACATAAATCTGTGAAGGCACGTGGGTTGGCAGTACATTTGGGCCCATATTTCATCTGCTGTTCTGTTGAGACTCCAAGACCCGGGTATTTAAAATCTGTTAGATGAATCAGCATTTCTTGGGACGCTTCTTTTAAAACAGGGCTGTTTGCAAGCAGCGGCAAGGAATATAGCCTTTGAACCAACTGACCGTGACCTCTGAAGGGTTCAAGGAAACCATCAAAGGCTGGTAAAGTCCACAGAAGTCTGGGTAAAGCAACGCCACCCCGCTGCTGTCTGATGGCATGCAGCACTGATCAGTTCTAGGTGACCGAGCCCCGAGCACTGATAAGGAAGCAGGTGCCGGGGCGGCTGCGGTGAGGCTGTGGGCCAGACACGGCTCCCACaggcctcccctctggcaacaaGGCGGGTTGTGGGTGTGCTGACACTCGTGCCCGTCAACAACACGCACCTGTTTTAAGGAAAGAAGCAAGCTTCCTAGTCCACAAAACCAGGATCCTAAGATCTGGCCTGTCTTTCTCACAAGCAAGACACTGTGCCATCCTTCCACAAAGGCTGTGCTGATATCTGGTGGTGGCGTCGCCGGGCAGGGAGAATGGTGCTCGGTGTGGCTGGCGGGGCGGAGACGCGCCGGAGCGTTTACACGCAGAGCTCCTAAGTGCAGGGCCTCCCTGACGCTCCTCCCTAACTAgacgtatcccctcccagccatgattCGCGCACGGATTCTGTACACCTTCTCTGCCACAATCGTTTGTATTTTTTGCCTAATTGATATTCTCTCCCACACTGTGTGGTAAACCGCCTTGTAGTCAGTGGCTGTGACTTACTGCAACAGAGAATCAATCCCCCGTCCCCTGAAGTAGTGACACACACAGTAGGTGCAACATCAATGCCAGCGGATGTACCCGTGGGTGCGGGGGGAAATGGGAGAGGCGTACACGGGAAAGAACTGGCCGACACCGAACACCTGCCACTGTCCTCCGACTTCTTACGCCCGGGCTTCTATGAGCTGGTCTTCTTTCTACCTCATGTCTTCTAGGAGGAGAGGGCTTGGCCAGGACGCTGGAGCTGGGTGAGTCCCTAACTCAGCCGCAGTGGCCGCAGCCCTTCCCGTCAGTGACAACGCCTCCGGAGGCGCTCAGGGGCCCTACGGCAGGCAGCCCCCCACCTGCTGCCGGCCAGCAGCCCCAGGGTCAGTCTGGGGGGGAGGAGCAAGGATGCGAGCTCACCTCTTCGCGTTCTCCTTCAAGCTATGCTAAGATGTGGCGAGAGACCGCCCAGTGCTTCACTGAATGAGTCCAGTCTTGTAAGGAGAGGACACCACCTTCTCAACCAGAGGGCCAGACAGTCTCTTCTCCTGAAAAAGGCACTCCTGTAGAAAGGCCTATAAGTACCTGCCAACGAACACCCGAACCGATGGAAGGGAAGTTTTTGATTTTCTGAAATGGATTTAGACACTTTGTCagctaaagaaggaaaaagcGTCATCTAAAAAGCACATTCTGCCCGCGTTTTCCTGGGCACACACCCTCCCCGCTGCAGGCACGCACAGCAAGTACAGCCTGCCACTAAAATGAACAGAGGCAGTCTGGATTCCAACTCACTGAACTACGAGTCCTACTTTCTGTCCGCGACAGTGAAGAGGGCAAGTGATGCAGCGACACTTGCTTTGACGTTGCGTTGCCTTCCACACGGCGATACACTGGGAGGATGCTAATCATTAAggcattaaaaattttattttggttgtaattaaatttattttaaaataacattttctatttaTTGGCAACCCTACAGTGTTGACAGAAAGAGGTATCATATAATCACAACTCCAGACTATGGGAAAACAGCTATTAGTTAGGagagcattattttattttttcttgttatttattcttaaaaaacaaacaaacaaaactccctcaATGATCTACACACCTTAACTGCATTCCAGGCCTTCAAGAGTgtaaaatctgtaaaatgggattctCAGAAGCAGTAGCACCAGTTAAATATGCTAAGAAGTGCTTGTTTGAGGTGCTTTAAAttagaacaaaaaataaatcGACATTTCAGCAAACCTAAATTTACACGATTGGACCTGATGTGTCGCCAGTGGTCTGAATTAAAGCAATATTGCACCAATTAAGCAAAGTAAATCAagacacctcaaaaaaaaaaaaaagtggcagagtaagaaaatgtcaatttaatCATGTACTTTAGCAGGCAAGCAATTTGTAAACATTTAGTAGCGGCAGCATCCAAGTtacaaacaatttaaaaagaaaccaagattagtGATTAcaatttttccttccctttccccaaaagaaaaaaaaaaaaagagagcgagaAAAGATTTGGAAGTGAACGCCTTAAAACACTACAAACATTGAACATTCAGTGACGTCTTCTACCAGCTTCTACGCATCCTCTCTGTGTTTTACGTTCAAAGATGCACCTACTCCTAAAACGCATGTCTTGCGGTAACTGGCACGTGAGCGCCTGCAGTCCAGGAAGCTGCGCCCGCACGCGGGAGCGCGTGCGTCGTCTCGGGTTAAATCCCGTTTGCAAAGGGAACGTTTATGTCTTGATTCAATGCTTCTTTGACTTCCAGGGGCAGGGTGTCAAAAAGGTGATCTTCCACAACAAGCCCGCTTTTCTTGAGCAGGCGGCACTGGCCCAGCTGGGCTGGCAGGCGGTCCAAGCAGTTCCCCTTCAGCTCCAGCTGCGTGAGCTGGGAGAGCTGCCCGATCTTCTCTGGGAGGGACGTGATGCAGTTCTGCCCCAGGTTCAAAGTCCTCAACTTGACGCACTTGAACAACTGCTTTGGCAGAACGTCCACTTTGTTCCCCGTGACATGCAAATGCTGCAGGTTCTGAAGCAACCCTATTTCTACAGGAATCATGGAAATGTTGTTGTAGCTTACATCTAAACATCGGAGTTTCTGTAAACTGAACACTGCCACGGGTAAGGACTCGAGCTTGTTGTTAGAGAAGTAAAGTGACTCGAGGTTTTTGACGTGGGTGATGGAGGGAGGAATGGTGACAATTTTATTATGCCATAATTTCAAGCAAGTCAGTCGTTTCAAATGCTGGAAACTGATGATTTCCTCAATTGTGCGGATGTTGTTTGACTTTAAATCTAGTTCCTGTAAGTTGGAGAGGCTGAAAATCGCATGTGGAATCCTCTCGAGCTCACAGCTCTGGAGTTCGAGCTCGGCCACGTTCATCATTTTCTTAAGGCTGTTCAGTACCAAGAGTTTCGTGCCGTCATTATGGATGACCAGCTTGGTAAGGTGTGGGGCCACGTCGGTAATGTTGGAGGGAACTTTGGTCAAGTTGCTCTTCACGTGGAGGATCTTCAGGTGCCGCAGCTCCCGGAGGGATTCAAGCCCAATCATCTTGTTGTTTTCGGAGTTCAAGTTGCCGATCAAGTACAACTCCCGGAGGTTTTTGAGCAGGTACACCCAGGCGGGGATTTCAGCCACATCCGTGAACTTCACGTGAAGGCATCGCAAGTGATCGCGGAGAAAGCTGAAAGCAGTCTGCTCCACTTTTGCAGGGCAGTGGCAGAGGTGAAGCTCTTGGAGGTTAGTCATCTGAGAAATCTTCGCAGGGATTTTCGCCTCTGGAATCAGCTCGAGCTTCAGCACGTCCAGGTCCGTGAGGTCAAAGACGGCGTCGGGCACCCCCGACAGCATGAACAGGTGCAGCTCCTGCCTGTCCTGCGCGTTGCGGGACACGTGCTGCCTCAGCTTCTCAAAGGTCCACTCGTGGTTCAAGCTGATTTCCCTAAGTTTATTTTCACTGACTTCCGACAGGAACACCCCGAAACGCTTGGAATAGAGCTGGTCGTACTGGTCTACCATGTGCAGGAGGAACGCGAAGTCATTTTTGACGTCGGGGATGTCACTGAAACTGCTCTCCTCTCGGACCTTCTCGAAGGAGTACTCCTTCAGAGGAATCCGGAACAGCCAGAAGAGGGTGTAGAGGCAGATGGAGCCGTAGACGCAGATGATGGAGATGTAGCTGACGAGCAGCTTCTTCAGCATGTAGGCCATGTTGTGGGTGCACTCGAACTCCTCATAGCCCGTCAGGTGCTCCACTTTCGGCTTGCAGACGTGCTCGAAGCTGATGGCGTTGACAAAGTTCGCGGTGTAGCACAGGATGAAGATGAACTTGGCCGTTTTGATGACGGTCTGGACCACGTAGAGTTTGTAGATCAGGTCGCTGTCTTCCACGTGCGCGCGGAACTTCCTCACCTTCTCAAACAGGGCTTTGGCCTGTTCCCCGTCCTTTTTGTCCAGAATGGTCATGCTGGGGACTTCGATCACCGGCTTCTCGGCTGAAAACTTCAAGCCCGCCTTGCTGATCATCGGGGTGCTGGCGCTGGGGCTCCCCTCGTCGCTGCTGGTGGACACGTGCTTGGGCAGAGCCTGGGCACCTGCCATCCTCTGCTTGTTCTCCTCCGAGTCCTCGCACGCCGTCTCTGACAGCGCCTTGGTCGTCCAGGGGGACTCGAAGCACTTGCCCAGTATGGAGACAAAGTGCTCCACCTTCGAGCACGTCTTGGGGTACTTGAGCCAGAAGTTGCTGCTGACCATGAGAATGAGCGTGTGGATCAGCGCAAGGTACGGGAAGTACTTGGAGTACCAGGGGAGCGCCAGGTGGTAGCACATCTGGTTAATGAACACGTACTGCTGGAAGTCCAGGTTTGTTTTTCGGCCTGCGGGatccttctcctctttcttcaccTCCGGATCGGGAGCTGCGGCATCTGTGTGAGGATACGTGGCTCTGAGAGGCATGTCGGGCGTCACAGCAGATGTGCCGAAGGAAGTCTCCTTCGCCGTCCGCCCGTCCCGGTCTTGCTCCGTGGCTGATTCCGCCCTCGGGATGTGGGTGGTGACGTCAGCACTTCCCGGGGGCGTGTGTGCCTTTGAATTTATAGGAGACGGCAGCACCGGCAAGCAGACCACCTGATCTTTGGTAAGCTGCATGGTTCCCGCAAAGATGGCTACCATCAGCATGACGACAGCCAGGTAATCCATAAACACGTCCCACCATGGCTTCAGGATCCGGTAAGTCGGCTGGATGTCATTGAGCGAAGCAACCTCCGCAAGGGTGAACATTCCTAGAAAACGAGGAAACGAAAGACATTATTGCAGAGACGCAAGCGAAAACAGCAGATGAGGAAATGCTTTCTTCTTCTGGCTGCTGCTTCCAGTTTCTCCAGCCAACACGGCTCCCTCTACCTGGAGCATTTCCTCCCCGCCGGCCTCCACCAGGCCATCGGGCGTCGGCTGCCTTTCCCAGGAGGCGCGCCCTGATCCCCAGTCTGGGTGAGGTGCCTCTCTGATGGGTTCCCACGGGACTCTGCCCTTATCACGCCGTGGGAGAGCGGCTGTTCACTCGTCTGCTCCCTCACGGGGTTATAAATTCCATGGGGACAGCGACCCTGCCCATCTTCCTTACTGCGACACAGCCAAGGTCTGGCACAACGCTGACGCTCAGGCAGGGGAAGACCGTGCGGGCTGCTGAGCACCATCgtcgtcatcatcaccatcaaaaCTCCTCACGCACGTTTACTCACTGCCCACACGGGGTGCCGGGCAGAAGGGCATTTTAATAAACTTAACTGCCACCACAAAGCATTTGGGCCCATGCAAAAATAACAACTCTAAGCCAGCCCTCTCCATAAAAACAAATAGCTAAGGCCCACGCGGCAAGGAACCTGTGGGATCCTCGTAACCAACGGCAGCTTCAGTGGTGGCTGTCACGCACCCTGTGCTCGGGATGGGCTTGGatcccaggagagagaagagggggctGGCTGCTCTCCTCGGGGAGTGAGCAAAGTTCAGAGGTAGGGGGCGGAGAACACAGCATTCACACTGAGCCTGCACGGCGACCAGCTCGGCCTCGCCCCTCCCGGCAACACCAGCACGCGACGACCCCAGCCTCGGACGGCTCTCCCCGCAGCATGCCGTCCACGCTGCCCACCCAGGGCTCTGTGCGCCCGCCGTGTCCTCCAGCTcattaccttttctttctttctgttgctgCCCTGGGAATGCGCTGGGACACCACACTGAGGCTTGGCCTCAGCACTGTCCCAAGGCACATCCAGGCGGGGGTCACAGGCCAGGGAAGTCCCAACCGTCCTCACCTCTCACCTCTGCCTGCTCATCCCCCCAGCCTGAGAGAAGCGGCACGCTCTCCCTGGGGTAGAGGACTGAGTCGGCCACGGAAAAGAGAGCGCAGAGGTATGAGCACGCAGGGTGCAGTGGCTCTGGCTGGCCACAGCAGGGCGCACACAGATGGAACACGGCCTGGGAGCCAGCGCCCTTCACAGCCTTGCCCGCAGCGCTGCTGCGTCCGCTGGACAAGTAACGAAACTGGCTCGCGGGAGCTGAGTTGTGCTAGTCAAAGGAACAGCGGTGGAGCCTGGGTTTAAAGTCTCGCCCAAGGCCAAGCCGCGTGTTCCTCCTGCCAGACCCCACCGccactctcctctccttctcGTTGGCAGGGCTCTACGGTCTGCAGAGTGTCTCCTCTGACTCTCACCCTAACCCAGGGAGCCAGGCAGCACGGCCGTCCAGGGATGAATGAGGAACCCTGAGGCACAGGAAGCGTGAATGACCTTCCTGAGCTAATCAGGTGAGAGTGCCAACAGAACCTTCGTCTTCAAATCTCCTTCTCCATCACGCTGCCATCCAAGGGCTAGCTGCTTAAGAAGGGGCCTTCTCACCGTTGTCCTTGGCTTTGACGAGAGGAATGAAACCATGGAACCACCACCGTCCCTAAAACAACCTCTCGTGACGTCCGCCCAGCACTCAAGAAAGCCCGGAGCCAGGTGCCACGGACGGGAGTACAGGAACGGTGCAACCTGGCCCTTGCCCCCAAGGAGCTCCTGGCTGTGTGAACAGCAAGCGGTAAGTGTGCTATCACAACACGGAAGAAAATGGCTCCGACGGGGGAAACGCACGCCTGCGTTTGGTGGGTGAGAGGAGGTTTTTACGATGAGACTGGAAGGAAGGGGGCCGTCACGGGGTGGCGGGGAGTGGAAGCaattctggcagaagaaacaggACGTCAAAGGCACAGCGGCATGGAAAAACGGTGTTACAGAAACTACACGTGATTATTAAAAGTCACCCCACTGTCTGTCTAGCAATGCCCCGTACAGACACCACACTTCATGGCTAAGTCACAAGACGGATGCCAAGGCATCCGTTGACGGTTTAGCTCGGTTTTCAGGACGTGCCTGGGCCGCACGGCAGGAAACCAGCACTGCCCTGGAGAGTTCTGGCCTCAAACACGGGATGTCCATGAACTGCCTGACAGTGTCCTTTACCACCTGCTGGGGCTCGTCCTAGAGCAGCTACTCACAGAGAGAATGTACTTCGAAGCCAAGGAACACAACCCCAAGTACGTACTGCAGACCTGAGGTAAACATGGCAGGGAACGGCAGAGACGTGCTAATGCTCGGTGGTCGGCACTCTTGCCTCTTCCTttagctctttatttttttagttaattaatttattttggggagggagggaggtagagGGACCGGGGAACGCACCCAGGACCTGCGTATGCTAAGCACGGACTCCACTGCGTGAGCTATGCACCCCGCCCCCGCTTAGCGCTCAGTTCTGAAAGTCAGGGCCCACGTGGGGGACCCGGACACGAGGCCTCACTCGTGGAACGGCACGGAAAGGCCTCTAAATCGCCGGCTCCGCATTTTATCCCACACAGCATCAGAGGTCCTTCTACATGTTAACACTACGTTCCCCTGACCAGGAGCTCAGGCCAACGGAACTGCAGAAACGCTTCAGTCCCTACAGGCCTCCCTCGTTGCACCCTCTACTGCGAACTGCACTTCATTCAACCAATAGTTACGGGGTGAGTAAACTCCGTGCGCTGGACAGAGGGTCTAGGGAGAAAAACAGGAACAGCAACAACATGAGCCGCTGTCCCTCCCGAGAAGGCCGCCTGGAGGAAACAGACAGGAAGAGGTCCTGGGCAAAGGGCCTGAGTAGCCCCGACAGAGAGCCCGGCCGGGAGACCGCGATGAAGGACCCGGAGAAGGCCCTCCCGAGCTGGAGCCGCGCGTGAGGACCGCATGGTTCCAAGGCCTTTACAGCCGTAGCTTCATCCAGTTCACCAGGCAGCCAGTGGGGTTTCTAAGGGGAGCTCTGCTTGTATTTCTAAGTTCCCTGCTTCCTCCCACTTGCGAGATAGATGTCTTCGACCCAAACTGAGTGTTTCCCTCGTAGCCCTGCTTCCGGGGAGCGCCACTGGCACATGCCTGTAAGTAGCCGAAGGGAAGTGAAGGCGGGGCCCCCGCCACCCCGAGCAGCTTTCCAAGGACTGGGAGGTTCGCCACGTTCTCCTCCAGCAGCCTCTGGGACAGAAGGCCCCTCTGGCCCCAAGCCCACGGGCATCTGCTCTGGGCTTGGGCAGCTGGGAGCCCGCCCGTTTTTATTTCTGGTTTGGTAAAAACTGCTAGAAAGTACTTGAGTATCTTGCCCTGGGGCCATCTTACTAACCCTCAAAACAGTTAGGAGAAGACGCTCACAGACTGACACAGCACACCTTGAGCAGGGAGCTCATTTAGtgaaaaaaccaacaaaacaacaacaacttgGCAGTTTATCAGGAGACCTTGGCCGTCAGGACTAACAGCGAACGCAGAGCCACACAGCGGCCACTCAGGGCCCGTCTCACCGTGAGCtccacctgtctgtctgtctcctttcctccctccgcCTGGGTCTGAATCCCCAGCCTAAAGGGAGAGGAGTTCCTGTTGCCTGCGTGTCCCCTGGGCAGGGCCCAGTTCAGGCACCGAATGGCGGTCTGTGACTGAATGAACCACACAAGCCTGCGACAGCATTCTCGGAGA
This genomic interval from Vicugna pacos chromosome 9, VicPac4, whole genome shotgun sequence contains the following:
- the LRRC8D gene encoding volume-regulated anion channel subunit LRRC8D, with the protein product MFTLAEVASLNDIQPTYRILKPWWDVFMDYLAVVMLMVAIFAGTMQLTKDQVVCLPVLPSPINSKAHTPPGSADVTTHIPRAESATEQDRDGRTAKETSFGTSAVTPDMPLRATYPHTDAAAPDPEVKKEEKDPAGRKTNLDFQQYVFINQMCYHLALPWYSKYFPYLALIHTLILMVSSNFWLKYPKTCSKVEHFVSILGKCFESPWTTKALSETACEDSEENKQRMAGAQALPKHVSTSSDEGSPSASTPMISKAGLKFSAEKPVIEVPSMTILDKKDGEQAKALFEKVRKFRAHVEDSDLIYKLYVVQTVIKTAKFIFILCYTANFVNAISFEHVCKPKVEHLTGYEEFECTHNMAYMLKKLLVSYISIICVYGSICLYTLFWLFRIPLKEYSFEKVREESSFSDIPDVKNDFAFLLHMVDQYDQLYSKRFGVFLSEVSENKLREISLNHEWTFEKLRQHVSRNAQDRQELHLFMLSGVPDAVFDLTDLDVLKLELIPEAKIPAKISQMTNLQELHLCHCPAKVEQTAFSFLRDHLRCLHVKFTDVAEIPAWVYLLKNLRELYLIGNLNSENNKMIGLESLRELRHLKILHVKSNLTKVPSNITDVAPHLTKLVIHNDGTKLLVLNSLKKMMNVAELELQSCELERIPHAIFSLSNLQELDLKSNNIRTIEEIISFQHLKRLTCLKLWHNKIVTIPPSITHVKNLESLYFSNNKLESLPVAVFSLQKLRCLDVSYNNISMIPVEIGLLQNLQHLHVTGNKVDVLPKQLFKCVKLRTLNLGQNCITSLPEKIGQLSQLTQLELKGNCLDRLPAQLGQCRLLKKSGLVVEDHLFDTLPLEVKEALNQDINVPFANGI